Genomic window (Daucus carota subsp. sativus chromosome 5, DH1 v3.0, whole genome shotgun sequence):
TAGTTATATTAGTTAGTTAATTATATCGTCTATAATTGTTTTAATCGGGAAACAATTGTCTGTAACCGAATCAAAATTGATAGTATTtgtctccttgaggatacgaccTGCATTTGTCAGTCTGCACTACGATAGTTaccgtgcgcttgcggttatttataaaataataaatcagcGCGGAATTGAGGCCAATCCCGACAAGAATAAAGCTATCATTGACATGGAACTACTCAAAACCATAAGGGATGTACAAATATTGACAGGAGGAATTGTAGCATTGGGACGATTCATATCCAAATCTGAAGATAAGTGCTTGCCCTTCTTTAAGGCACTCAAGAAAGTCAAGAACTTCGAGTGGACAGACGAGAGACAAGTGGCTTTTGAGGAGttaaagaaatatatggcaGAGCCATCTATTCTTTCAAAACCTGTGGATGGTGAAGTATTATGTATATATCCAGCGGTCTCGGATAAAGTACTGAGTGCAATTTTGGTTCGTGaggatgaaaaaaaatccaaagaCCTGTTTATTATGTCACTAAGGTTTTATATGGAGCATAGCTGAACTATTCAGTTCTTGAGAAGTTTGCGTTGGTCATTATCACAGACTCGAGAAAGTTAAAACCTTACTCTCAGTCCCTTTGTAATATCATGCATAGCTCGAAGGCCAGCGGAAGACTGATCAAAAGGGTAGTAGAGCTCGGGGAGTTTGATATTCGTTATAAGCCATGGCGATTAAGACTCAGTTTTAGCCGACTTCctcataatatttaaatattatatatataatatttataaaaaatcaagaaaacaaacaaaatataaatttaattttaaactaataacaTTATTTGATATGAAGTTTAGTTCCGCATAATATTTGTTTCTAAGCTCAACgtgacaaatataatatatgaacaaTAGCATtcaccaatttttttttcagaaaaaacagCCAACAAAATCCCAAAtcgaataataatttaataaaccgAGTTTTGCCGTAACTGAAAGTTCCCCAGTTGATCTCAGCACATCAACACGTCTTCTGCACTTGGAGAAGACACACACTGTCACACACAATCACACAcccacaaaacacacacacaatcaatcaatcaatcaatcaaatgGGTGTGGATTACTACAACATCCTCAAAGTGAATCGCAATGCCACCGTGGATGACCTCAAGAAAGCTTACCGCCGACTAGCAATGATCTGGCACCCCGACAAGAACCCCACCCATCAGCGCACCGAAGCCGAGGCCAAATTCAAGAACATCTCCGAAGCTTACGATGTTCTCAGTGACCCCCAGAAGCGTCAGATCTATGATCTTTACGGTGAAGAGGCCTTGAAATCTGGGCAGGTGCCCCCTCCTCCTCCGGCGAGCAGGGTGGGCCATCCGGGGTCTTATGCGAATAATTACTACCACCAGAAGCACCCCAATCCTTCTTTTAGGTTTAATCCGAGGAATGCGGAAGATATTTATGCTGAAATGTTTTCTGGGTCGGAGGGTGGGGCTAGTGGGTCTGGTGGGGGGAGGAGTAGAGCGTATAATGATGGGTTTTTCAGGGGTTCGGAGACGGAGTTTGGGAATTCGAGTGGGGGGTCTGGAGGAGCTCAGAGGAAAGCTGCTGCTGTTGAGAATGTGTTGCCGTGTAGCTTGGAGGATCTTTATAAGGGGGctaagaagaagatgaagatttcGCGGACTATTGTTGATGCTTCTAGGTATGGTTTCAAGATTTGGGATTTTTATTGTTTGATATGTGGATTTTGTTTCAATTATTTCTTAGGGTTTTATATCTTGTGCAGTACCGTTCCATTGGAATTAAATGATAAATGTATCTCTGAATTTAGATGTTTGTTGATGTTTGGGATGATGTGTGTAAATGTATGCGAATTGCCCCAATGCTGGTGTTATCGGTATGCTATTCTGTTATTATGGTTTAGATAGCGTCACCGGGAATCTGAGTTTTTCTCTTATCTTATAAGGagtttttgtgtttttgtgttATAATGCTGGTGTTTTTGATATGTGGATTTTGTTTCAATTTACTCTTAGGGTTTTATATCTTTTGCAGTACCGTtctatttgaatttaaatgatAGATGTATCTCTGAATTTAGATGTTTTTTTGATGTTTGGGATGATGTGTGTCAATGTATGGCAATCACCTCAATGCTGGTGATATCGGTATGCTATCCTGTTATTATGGTTTAGATAGCGTCACCGGGAATCTGAGTTTTTTTCTTATCTCATAAGGAGTTTTTGTGTTGGTTGATAAGAGAGGCAACGCGGAGTCGTACACGTGTATGGAAATGCTAATGATATCGGGATGCTATCCTGTCATTAGGGTTTAGATAGCGTCACCTCGAATCTGAGATTTTATTTCTTATCTCATAAGGAGTTTTTGTGTTGGTTGATAAGAGAGGCAACGCGGAGTTGTACAAGTGTATGGCAATGCTAATGATATCGGGATGCTATCCCATCATTAGGGTTTAAATAGCGTCACCGCGAATCTGAGATTTTCTTTCTTATCTCATAAGGAGTTTTTGTGTTGGTTGATAAGAGAGGCAACGCAGAGTTGTACAAGTGTATGGCAATGCTAATCATATCGGGATGCTGTCCCGTCATTAGGGTTTAGATGGCGTCACCGCGAATCTGAGATTTCTTTCTTATCTCATAAGGAGTTTTTGTGTTGGTTGATAAGAGAGGCAACGCGGAGTTGTACAAGTGTATGGCAATGCTAATCGTATCAGGATGCTATACCGTCATTAGGGTTTAGATAGCGTCACCGCGAAtctgagattttcttttttatctcATAAGGAGTTTTTGGTTGGTTAATAAGAGAGGCAATGCGGAGTTGTTTATAATCTTCTTTGTTTTTACATACCTCCATATGCCCATCATTAATGACTGTTTTCTTCGCTGCTACGCTTTTGCATGATTCTATTCCATTCAGCTTACATGTGGTTTGAATCCCATTTGTTAAAGATCCTTGAAACAAGCTCTGCTGCTTTATAATAACTTAATTTAATGGCTAATATGATGTTCAAGTTTTTTTTGGTAAAGCTCTAATATTCTAAAAAAGTCCACATACGCCGTATAAATGCCAAAGTTGGCAATTTCTTAGAATATATTTTCACCCTGTAGGCATGCTAGTAAAAGTATTTAATGAAACGTTGATAAATGAAACAGTATAGCTGTATTAGGTGACTTTCTTATCAGTGAAAAGATGCCGTATTCCAATTGGAACGCTGTTTCTCTAATTTTGTAGTCACCATATTCTTCTCGCTCTTTTCTCTTTCATAATGTTGTTTCCCTTGGTAACTAACATTGCCATTTGCTCATGCCCTTATatggatttttgtttctttggcCCTGGCTCCTCCAAAATCTCCTTGTCATTTGATTCCGATTGTAACTGTGATTTCAAAGCTTTTTAGAAGACTATAGCTGATTATCTGTGCACCTTATATGCTGAATATATGCTAAAAAAGTTTCATCAAATGTCATTTTTAAGTTTATTACACATCTTTTATTGATATATTACTCGTCTTTAGTGTATTTCGTGATTTAATTCAGCAGTGTCTGTGTGCCCCCCACCCCCTCTCCATCGCGCCTCTTTACTAATAAAACATCCTTATGATTACTTTGTTTACTGGAGTATATAGCAGATTTTAATATCTGCATCTTAAAGTAAGTGTATGTACTGCAGAGTCCAGTTCCTGCTAGTTGTAAGATTAAAAGTTCCTTCTCTTCATAAGCTGATTATTTACTTATACTAACATAGCTAATGAAGAAGCTTGCCCATTGTTTTTTTAAATGCAGGctcttatatgtatatatatagaattccCTGGATTTGTAAAGGTGTACATGCATTAAAGTTTTAGGAATGCTAACATTTCTCAAGTGAAGCTCCTAATTTTAAGAGTAAACACCCTTTATAGTGTCTTGCTAATTGTCCAGATGACTTCAGTTCATCTTATCACCAATAAGAATAGAATATTAGCTACATGTTCATAACTTTTCAAGTTATTGGTTTGTCATTGTTATCTTGGAACAACACATGTTCAGTCCAAGGATTCTTTAAGCAGAGCTTTTTGTTGTGATAGTTTGAGTATGCAAATACCTGAACTTAGAAGTTGTACACATATATTGAGgcctataatatataaatatataatatgatcttaTCATTATCTATGTTTGCAGTATATCAGTATTCATCTTGTGTGCAGTCTTCCAGAAGTTTTTCAATGTGTTTTCTTATAATGTTATTTGCAAAGTAGTTTtgtcatgttttgacttttgactgcCACCAAGGAGAATTTGGTTTTTCATATATTCCTTTGTAAGTTAAATGACGCTGTTAGCTCAAACACGGGACATAATTGAAGACTTGATTTTAACTACCTACCTATATAGTTCCTATTAGATTCTTTTCTATAAACTTTATCAACTAGTTCTggtgtttttttataaattctccGCGTCACTGTTTGTCTTGAGAGGGACAGGAGAGAGTTGTGAGGTGCTCAAGCCCATGTGAGATTTTGCGGATCTTCTGTCTTCACAACCATAACCTAAGTAATAATTCATCAGCCACAATATAATTCAGTATGTCTGATTGTAGGATAGTACAAAATGCCTTTTATAATCTCAACTCTCAAGTGTCTACTTTCTAGGTTACGGGTTGGAACCCATGGAAAcagtttttaaagaaaaaaatagtgTTCACTTGGTAAGGCTGCACtagcaaatatcagagtcttGTGCAATAGATACGGCTTACGGCTTTAGATGAATCTTCATTTGCTTATAGCAAGTATGGGTGTACTAGAAGACATCTGTAAAAAGAATTGTGAAATTGGGAGCTTTGTGATAAAGCTCATCTTGCAGAATTTCATGTTATGCTTCGTGTATTGCTTGTGGTAAACAGCAATTGGTTATTTTCTGTTTAGTATATGTATTTTGAAGCTCTAGGTTTTTGCTGTTACGATCTTGAGCATATTTTAATGGACCATTGTTTTCTTTTGTGGCAGGACTCGTAATGTGGAGGAAATTTTGACCATTGATATTAAGCCTGGTTGGAAAAAAGGCACTAAAATTACCTTCCCCGAGAAGGGCAACCAGGAGCTCGGTGTCATAGCAGCTGATCTTATATTTGTGATAGATGAGAAACCTCATGCAGTCTATACAAGGGATGGCAATGATCTGATTATGAATCAAGAAGTATCATTGGTGGAGTCTCTTACAGGTAAGATTTTCGAGATCACAACTCTGGACGGAAGAATTGTTCCCATCGCAGTGACAGAGATCATCAAACCTGGCCATGAGCTTGTTGTCCGTAATGAAGGAATGCCAATCTCCAAAGACCCAAGAAAGAAGGGAAATCTGAAGATCAAATTTGATGTCAAGTACCCAACAAGGCTCACCGCTGAACAAAAATCTGAATTAAGGAGAGTCTTAGGAGGCAGTATGTGATGCTTGGTTTCTGGTTACAGTTATATCGGACAAAGGGCAAACTACAGCTTAGCACCGATATCAAATTGAAGGTTGATACTTGTCGCTGTATATCCACCCTCTCTAGGGCTAAAAAGTAAagattcttttttctttttttttttcttttcggaaTAGGTGGAAAGTAATATCAGCCTTACATTTTGATATCGACATAGACACACACAAGTACATAAAACTTAAACTTAGTTATAAGAGATGGTTTAAACTTAGTTATAAGAAATGGTCGGGTCACCCATGTCCGTGTATATAATGGTTTTGTAAGATCTTTGAATTTGTTGTTGCTGTGTATTAGCTTGGATTTTGTTTTATGACTGACTAAACCTTTTGTTTTAGTTTACAAAGACCACAGGATATTGATACATGGTGCAACTTAGTGAAAGCAAATCTTTGCATATAAATTGAAACCTCCCCATCAACGTTAATGAAAGCATCATATACTATAACCCATTATTATACAGTAAAGGCAAACATGTTTAGCTCAGTCTTTTTCCCTGTCGTTTGTGGTTGTTTATAGTAATGTATGTGTATAGAATATTAGACTGAGGACCATGAGAAACAATGGCTGTTCTTAATTATAGTGTCTCTCCTGCTAGTGATATACACTTTTAATAAATGTCCGGAATGGGCAACTTTTTTCATTAGGACCACCACTGTTAACTTCTTTTTCATCAGGACTCGTATTCAGGTTTCTAAAAATCTCCCatctttttatatctttttatcGAACTAAATCCTCAATCTTTTCTATTACAGTACATAACTTATAATCTTTACCTATAACCAGCTTTTTTTTGCCCGAGCTCCGCGCACAGGCGTCTTGATATTTGTAGTTAGGTTTTTGTGgcgtaataaaataatttttgtgattaagaataaaaaatcaaactatcaaataatcccaaatgaagaataaaattaaataaaataaaatatcatccaaaataaatatagtCCGGATGATAACCTCATAgtctata
Coding sequences:
- the LOC108222712 gene encoding uncharacterized protein LOC108222712 — protein: MGVDYYNILKVNRNATVDDLKKAYRRLAMIWHPDKNPTHQRTEAEAKFKNISEAYDVLSDPQKRQIYDLYGEEALKSGQVPPPPPASRVGHPGSYANNYYHQKHPNPSFRFNPRNAEDIYAEMFSGSEGGASGSGGGRSRAYNDGFFRGSETEFGNSSGGSGGAQRKAAAVENVLPCSLEDLYKGAKKKMKISRTIVDASRTRNVEEILTIDIKPGWKKGTKITFPEKGNQELGVIAADLIFVIDEKPHAVYTRDGNDLIMNQEVSLVESLTGKIFEITTLDGRIVPIAVTEIIKPGHELVVRNEGMPISKDPRKKGNLKIKFDVKYPTRLTAEQKSELRRVLGGSM